The following are encoded in a window of Centroberyx gerrardi isolate f3 chromosome 1, fCenGer3.hap1.cur.20231027, whole genome shotgun sequence genomic DNA:
- the LOC139920931 gene encoding endoplasmic reticulum aminopeptidase 1-like translates to MLTSHPVSQPVSLPVRDSTQIRHTFDVVSHNKGAAVIGMLHSYLSDSVFMGGIRHYLSEHRYDSAKPDDLWRAMTETAQRSNMTIGVKSLMDTWITQTGYPVVTVTVRETHIHLQQNLFTILPQNDTGTVWQIPFTFYTSSSSAVISHLMKSKEEVIELPEDAVWIKANVNSTGFYRVSYDSRTLGRLHSQLQGSQPALGPADRAGLVDDAFHLARQGSLKYCDAFTLSTFLMKEEEYLPITVFINHMMNMIIKFSFRGEHCITRLLKEHLWAILGRQAGAQRWEDAGSLSVQIRRVKLLEVAVRTDRSPASEQEALRLFHFWMAKDGDYLLPSSLRGLIFQVAVMSGGHEEWTYLLQKYCHCSSSKEKVLMLTALCHTKDREKIQWQTWDKNNGMDKEI, encoded by the exons ATGTTGACCTCTCACCCCGTGTCCCAACCCGTGTCCCTCCCTGTCCGTGACTCCACACAGATCAGACACACGTTTGATGTGGTCTCCCACAACAAG GGTGCTGCTGTCATTGGCATGCTGCACTCCTACCTGTCAGACTCTGTGTTTATGGGTGGGATCCGCCACTATCTGAGTGAGCACCGCTACGACAGCGCCAAGCCTGATGATCTGTGGAGAGCCATGACCGAG aCTGCCCAGAGGAGTAACATGACCATAGGTGTGAAAAGCCTGATGGACACATGGATAACACAGACGGGGTATCCAGTGGTGACAGTGACTGTCCGGGAGACTCACATCCACCTGCAACAGAATCTATTCACCATCTTGCCTCAGAATGACACGGg CACCGTGTGGCAGATCCCATTTACTTTCTACACCAGTAGCTCATCCGCTGTCATCAGCCATTTGATGAAGAGCAAAGAAG AGGTGATCGAGCTCCCAGAGGATGCGGTGTGGATCAAAGCCAACGTGAACTCCACTGGATTCTACCGGGTGTCCTATGACAGCCGCACGCTGGGACGGCTGCACTCACAGCTGCAGGGGAGCCAGCCGGCCCTCGGCCCGGCTGACAGGGCTGGACTGGTCGATGACGCTTTTCATCTGGCcag ACAAGGATCATTAAAGTACTGTGATGCCTTCACCCTCAGCACGTTCttgatgaaagaggaggaataCTTACCCATCACTGTATTTATCAACCACATGATGAACATGATTATCAAATTCTCCTTCAGAGGAGAACACTGCATCACTCGACTTCTCAAG GAGCACCTGTGGGCCATCTTGGGTAGGCAGGCCGGTGCACAGCGCTGGGAGGATGCCGGGTCTCTGTCAGTTCAGATCCGGAGGGTGAAGCTGCTGGAGGTGGCGGTGCGAACAGATCGTTCACCAGCCTCCGAACAGGAAGCCCTGCGTCTCTTCCACTTCTGGATggccaaagatggagactaccT GCTGCCCTCCAGTCTGCGGGGCCTGATATTCCAGGTGGCCGTGATGAGCGGAGGCCATGAAGAGTGGACATACCTGCTTCAGAAATACTGCCACTGCTCATCCAGTAAAGAGAAGGTCCTCATGCTAACAGCACTCTGTCACACCAAAGACCGAGAGAAGATACAGTGGCAA ACATGGGATAAAAACAATGGCATGGATAAAGAAATTTGA
- the LOC139920932 gene encoding endoplasmic reticulum aminopeptidase 2-like, giving the protein MLSTILYLLWALITVRADQKLQPDEVNTVTPPEETFPWSQPRLPTSIKPEHYFLSVHPDVGSDSFTGQVRILITVVNDTSFIILNSKDLVIQEATLLGLSVPSLIYQEARPVQSQMLHRANVAQEKLVKQPMALRVLESEATEQLALLMDTPLVAGHKYQLSLSYSGKFSDSNSGIYKASYRTPADAAPRTIVATHFEPSAARKAFPCFDEPSMKAVFSLVVVRRSEHISLSNMPKLHTEAIEDGLEQDYYQTSVRMSSYLVAFVICDYAVNSAETKRGVKVSVFAANHLINQTHYALQSAVEIMDIYEQLFQIAYPLPKLDLVAVPDVEAVGTESWGLVTFREASLLYQEQRESRRSRLRVSLLTAHELAHQWFGNLVTMHCWRDVWLKEGFASYLEHIAVRHLKPDWCVVS; this is encoded by the exons ATGTTGTCTACGATCCTGTACCTGCTGTGGGCTCTGATCACAGTACGGGCAGATCAAAAACTACAACCTGACGAGGTCAACACCGTGACCCCTCCTGAGGAAACCTTCCCATGGAGCCAGCCCCGACTCCCCACCAGCATCAAGCCCGAACACTACTTCTTGTCTGTTCACCCCGACGTCGGCTCTGACTCCTTCACAGGTCAGGTCCGCATCCTGATAACAGTGGTGAACGACACCAGCTTCATTATCTTGAACAGCAAGGACCTGGTCATACAGGAGGCCACTCTACTAGGCCTCTCTGTGCCCTCTCTCATCTACCAAGAAGCACGGCCAGTTCAAAGCCAGATGCTGCACAGAGCGAATGTAGCGCAGGAGAAGTTGGTGAAACAACCAATGGCTTTACGTGTGTTGGAGTCCGAAGCCACAGAGCAGCTGGCTCTGCTCATGGATACGCCTCTCGTAGCGGGGCACAAGTACCAGctatctctctcttattctgGAAAATTCTCCGACAGTAACTCAGGAATCTACAAAGCCTCCTATCGGACACCTGCTGATGCAGCCcccag AACCATTGTAGCCACGCACTTTGAGCCCAGCGCCGCCCGAAAGGCTTTCCCGTGTTTTGATGAGCCGAGTATGAAGGCCGTGTTTTCCCTGGTGGTTGTTCGACGAAGTGAGCACATATCCCTTTCCAACATGCCAAAG TTACACACTGAGGCCATTGAAGACGGTCTAGAGCAGGACTACTATCAGACCAGTGTGAGGATGAGCAGCTATCTAGTGGCCTTCGTCATCTGCGATTATGCTGTCAACtcagcagagacaaagagaggagtcAAG GTATCTGTCTTTGCAGCAAACCATCTGATAAACCAAACTCACTATGCGCTCCAATCTGCAGTGGAAATAATGGACATCTATGAGCAACTATTCCAGATTGCCTATCCTCTGCCAAAATTAG ACCTGGTGGCCGTTCCAGACGTTGAGGCGGTGGGGACGGAGAGCTGGGGTCTGGTGACGTTCAGGGAGGCGTCTCTTCTGTAccaggagcagagggagagcaggaggagccGGCTCCGGGTCAGCCTGCTCACCGCACATGAACTGGCACACCAG TGGTTCGGCAACCTGGTGACGATGCACTGCTGGAGAGACGTTTGGCTGAAAGAGGGCTTTGCCAGCTACCTGGAGCACATAGCCGTCAGACACCTGAAGCCTGACTGGTGTGTGGTGAGTTAG
- the serf2b gene encoding small EDRK-rich factor 2: MTRGNQRELARQKHAKKQTDMGKGKRNEDGLSAAARKQRDAEIMQQKQKKANEGGKAPEKK, translated from the exons atgacca GAGGAAACCAACGTGAGCTTGCTCGTCAGAAGCATGCCAAAAAGCAGACTGACATGGGCAAGGGGAAGAGGAACGAGGATGGGTTGTCTGCTGCTGCCCGGAAACAGAG GGACGCAGAGATAATGCAACAGAAGCAGAAAAAGGCGAATGAAGGGGGGAAAGCACCTGAGAAGAAATAA